GAGCGGTTCTTCGTGAAGTCCCAGGGGTTCCTCGCGCCGACGTCGCTCTGGCTGGCGGACGCGAAGGCGGGCACGGTGAAGAAGGTGAAGTCCCTGCCGGCGCGCTTCGACGCCTCGAAGCTCCGGGTGGACCAGTACTGGACGCAGTCGAAGGACGGCACGCGGATTCCGTACTTCCTGGTGCGGTCGAAGGCGCGGAAGCTCGACGGCACCACGCCGACGTTGGTGTACGGCTACGGCGGCTTCCAGATTTCCAAGCCGCCCGTCTACCTGCCCGAGGAGGGCAAGTTGTGGATGGAGCGCGGCGGCGCGTATGTCGTCGCCAACATTCGCGGCGGCGGAGAGTTCGGTCCGCGCTGGCACCAACTGGCCCTGCGCGAGCACCGCCAGCGCGCGTTCGACGACTACGCGGCGGTGATGCAGGACCTGGTGCGGCGCAAGGTCAGCTCGCCACGCCGCATGGGCATCTACGGTCGCTCCAACGGCGGCGTCCTCACCAGCGTGGCGATGACGCAGCACCCGGACCTCTTCACCGCGGCCGTCATCGAGAGCCCGCTCATCGACATGATGCGCTACCACAAGCTGCCGGCGGGCGCGTCGTGGGTGGGCGAGTACGGCAACCCGGAGGTGCCAGAGGACGCGGCCTTCATCTCCAAGTACTCCGCCTACCAGAACCTGCGCGAGGGCGTGCGCTACCCCACGCCGTACATCACCACGAACACCAAGGATGACCGCGTCCACCCGGGCCACGCGCGCAAGTTCGCGGCGCGGCTGGAGGCCATGGGGCTGCCGTACTTCTATTACGAGAACACCGACGGCGGGCACTCCAACGACTCCGACCCGATGCTCAACGCGCGCCGGTGGGCCCTGCACCATGTCTACTTGTCGCGCTTGTTGATGGACTGAAGTGCCGGGCCCAAAGCAGGGCACGGATGATCGTTAAGTCACGTTAATCCTGATTTGTGGATTTTCCTGGAATAGGGCTGGTAGGGTGCTGATTGCAGCGCTTCCCCTTTCCAGGAGTTCCACAGGATGTCTCACTTCAAGATGCGGCTTCTCTCGTTGTCTGTCCTGACCCTGTCCCTCACGGCCGTTGGCTGTGGCCCCGCGGAGGAGGTGGCGCAGGAGTCGACGTTGGAGCAGTACTTCGATGAGGAGACCCTCCATGGCGGGCACGAGCACGACGGGGAGGTCTCCGCCATGGCGTCTCACGCGGCCTGCACGGGATTCTGTAACGACGAGTGCGTGGCGTATGCTCGCTGTCGGGCGCCTGGCCTCCCGTTTGGCCTGTTCACGTGGGGCGACAAGCGGGCCATCATCAATAGCAACCACGCGCACGTGGGCTGCGTCGCGATGATCCTGGGCTCCAACCCCGCCGGACACACCGCGTACGTCCAGGCCGTCAACACGTCCGTCAGCCCCCGCCGCATCACCCTGAACGAGTCCAACTGGGGCTCGCGCACGTGCAACACGCGCGCGGGTACGAAGGACAGCCTGAACATCACGAACTACTGGTGCCCGGGCTCGGTGCACACGGCGAGCTGCTCTGGCCCCATGTAGTCGGGCTGCCCGCCGGGTATTCGGGCACCGGGTGGGCCCTCGTTGTCAGGCTCACCCGGCCGTACCGGTCTTCGCCCCGCCAGGGTCCAGCGCCTCGGGACAGCACCTCCGAGGCGTCTTGGCCCCGCGATGGGAAGGCCATGCTGCTGACGCTTTCGACGACGCATTCCCCAGCGACCGACCTGGGGTACCTGCTCCACAAGAACCCGGAGCGGCCCCAATCCTTCGAGTTGTCCTTCGGTCAGGCCCACGTCTTCTATCCCGAGGCCACCGCCGAGCGCACCACCGTGGCGCTCCTGCTCGAAGTGGACCCTGTCGGGCTCGTGCGCAATCGCCGCGGGCCTCCTGGCGAAGGGGGCGCGCTCGAGCAGTACGTGAATGACCGGCCCTATGTGGCCTCCTCGTTCCTGAGCGTCGCGCTCGCGCGCACCTTCCGCTCGGCGATGTCGGGAGACAGCAAGGAGCGGCCTGAGCTGGCGGGGCAGCCGATTCCGCTCGTGGCCCGCCTCGCCGTGCTGCCCTGTCGCGGTGGCGAGCCCTTCCTGCGCAAGCTCTTCGAGCCCCTGGGCTACACCGTCACCGCCACGCGGCACGCGCTCGATGAGACGGTGCCGGACTGGGGTGACAGCCGCTACTTCACCGTCACGCTGGAGGCCCGCATGCGCGTGAGCGAGCTGCTCACCCACCTCTACGTGCTGGTGCCGGTGCTGGACGACGACAAGCATTATTGGGTCGGCGACGAGGAGGTGGAGAAGCTCCTGCGCCATGGCGAGGGCTGGCTCGCGTCGCACCCGGAGCGGGACCTCATCGCCCGGCGTTACCTGCGCCACCGCAGGAGTCTCGCGCGCGAGGCGCTGGAGCGGCTCGCAGGGGACGAGGCTCCGGAGCAGGCGGAGCGCGCGCAGGTGCGCAACCAGGAAGAGGCGGTGCTGGAGTCGCGGCTGAGCCTCAACGAGCAACGGCTCGCGGCGGTGGTCTCCGTCCTCCAGGAGCGCGGCGCCACGCGCGTGGTCGACCTGGGCTGCGGCGAGGGCAAGCTCCTCAAGGCCCTGCTCCAGGACCGGCGGTTCACGGACATCCTCGGCGTCGATGTGACATTCCGCACCCTGGAGATTGCCCGGGAGCGGTTGAACCTGGAGCGGATGCCCGAGCTTCAGCGGCGACGGGTGACGCTGCTCCATGGCTCCCTCATGTACCGGGACGCACGGCTCGCGGGCTTCGAGGCCGCGGCGGTTGTCGAGGTCATCGAGCACCTGGACCCGCCTCGGCTCGCGGCCTTCGAGCGAGTCCTCTTCGAGTTCGCGCGACCCAACACGGTGGTGCTCACCACGCCCAACGCCGAATACAA
This genomic window from Myxococcus hansupus contains:
- a CDS encoding 3' terminal RNA ribose 2'-O-methyltransferase Hen1, whose product is MLLTLSTTHSPATDLGYLLHKNPERPQSFELSFGQAHVFYPEATAERTTVALLLEVDPVGLVRNRRGPPGEGGALEQYVNDRPYVASSFLSVALARTFRSAMSGDSKERPELAGQPIPLVARLAVLPCRGGEPFLRKLFEPLGYTVTATRHALDETVPDWGDSRYFTVTLEARMRVSELLTHLYVLVPVLDDDKHYWVGDEEVEKLLRHGEGWLASHPERDLIARRYLRHRRSLAREALERLAGDEAPEQAERAQVRNQEEAVLESRLSLNEQRLAAVVSVLQERGATRVVDLGCGEGKLLKALLQDRRFTDILGVDVTFRTLEIARERLNLERMPELQRRRVTLLHGSLMYRDARLAGFEAAAVVEVIEHLDPPRLAAFERVLFEFARPNTVVLTTPNAEYNVRFESLPSGAFRHRDHRFEWSRSEFETWAQRMCERFGYSVHFLPVGPVDPDVGAPTQMAVFSR